A portion of the Calothrix sp. 336/3 genome contains these proteins:
- the dnaG gene encoding DNA primase, whose product MHTPRLHRDTVEQIKERAEIVDVVSEYVVLRKRGKDYVGLCPFHNEKTPSFSVSPSRQSFYCFGCQAGGDAIKFLMDIHKQPFAEVVLDLARRYQVPVQTLEPEQRQELQRQISERSQLYELLATADQFYQHALRQPQGEVALNYLRQQRQIKDETIQEFGLGYAPGGWETLYRYLVDSKRYPPPLLEKAGLIKPRKENSGYYDVFRDRLMIPIRDIMGRVIAFGGRTLGDEQPKYLNSPETELFNKGKTLFALDKAKTGISQQDQAIVVEGYFDAIALHAAGIDHVVASLGTALSIEQVRILLRYSESKQLILNFDADKAGTNAAQRAIGEISQLAYQGEVQLKILNIPDGKDADEYLQTHTTQDYQQLIVNAPLWLNWQIQQIIQDKDLKQPGDFQQVSQEFVKLIKNIANTNTREYYITHCAEILSQGDTRLVALRVENLLTQVSPGTENKQNFRQFTSNKSSASSKSYLTQTEPSLLEQAEALLLRIYLHCPENRLVISTALEERDLQFSLSHHRFLWQQILEIIPENYGDELLTAVQQRCLEFPEETDLVSHIFHLNEKAKKEIQRTPQVIQAAIACMEIAISEKRCRYFRESWEQTEPEKEPEQYKYYADAFTKEKRNLQELEKQRLFSLLDLLQFNY is encoded by the coding sequence ATGCACACCCCCCGTTTACATCGAGACACCGTAGAACAAATCAAAGAGCGAGCTGAGATTGTAGATGTGGTCTCGGAGTACGTAGTTTTACGGAAACGAGGTAAAGATTACGTGGGATTATGTCCCTTCCATAATGAAAAAACTCCGAGTTTTAGTGTCAGTCCGAGTCGCCAAAGTTTTTACTGTTTCGGTTGTCAAGCGGGGGGAGATGCCATCAAATTCTTGATGGATATACATAAACAACCCTTTGCAGAAGTGGTGTTAGATTTAGCACGACGTTATCAGGTTCCAGTACAGACTTTAGAACCAGAGCAAAGACAAGAGTTACAGCGACAAATATCAGAGCGATCGCAACTCTATGAACTTTTAGCTACGGCAGATCAATTCTATCAGCACGCTCTCAGACAACCCCAGGGAGAAGTAGCGTTAAACTATTTGCGACAACAACGACAGATCAAGGATGAAACGATTCAGGAATTTGGTTTAGGTTATGCTCCTGGGGGGTGGGAGACTCTCTACCGTTATTTAGTCGATAGTAAACGTTATCCTCCACCTTTGCTAGAAAAAGCGGGTTTGATTAAACCTCGCAAGGAAAATAGCGGTTATTATGACGTGTTCCGCGATCGCCTGATGATTCCAATCCGCGATATCATGGGGCGAGTCATTGCCTTTGGTGGTAGAACTTTGGGTGATGAGCAACCAAAATACTTGAACTCTCCAGAAACAGAATTATTTAATAAGGGTAAGACTTTATTCGCCCTAGATAAAGCCAAAACCGGAATTTCCCAGCAAGATCAGGCAATTGTTGTGGAGGGATATTTTGACGCGATCGCTCTCCATGCTGCGGGTATTGATCATGTGGTTGCTTCCCTGGGAACTGCTCTCAGTATTGAGCAAGTACGGATACTTTTACGCTACAGTGAATCTAAGCAACTCATCCTCAATTTTGATGCGGATAAAGCTGGTACAAATGCTGCACAAAGAGCGATTGGAGAAATTTCCCAGCTAGCTTATCAAGGAGAAGTACAACTCAAAATCCTGAATATCCCTGATGGTAAGGATGCAGATGAATATCTACAAACCCATACAACACAAGACTATCAACAACTAATAGTTAATGCCCCTTTATGGTTAAATTGGCAAATTCAGCAAATTATCCAAGATAAGGATTTAAAACAACCGGGTGATTTTCAACAGGTTTCTCAAGAATTTGTCAAATTAATTAAGAATATTGCCAATACGAATACTAGGGAATATTATATTACCCACTGTGCCGAAATTCTCAGTCAAGGGGATACTCGACTAGTTGCTTTGCGAGTGGAAAATTTATTAACTCAAGTTAGTCCTGGAACAGAAAACAAACAAAATTTTCGTCAATTTACTAGCAATAAATCTTCTGCTTCAAGTAAATCCTATCTCACCCAAACGGAACCTAGTTTACTAGAACAGGCAGAAGCATTATTGTTAAGGATTTATCTCCATTGCCCAGAAAATCGCTTGGTTATTAGTACAGCTTTGGAAGAAAGAGATTTACAATTTAGCCTTTCCCATCATCGTTTTCTCTGGCAACAAATTCTGGAAATCATCCCAGAAAATTATGGTGATGAATTGCTGACTGCCGTACAACAAAGATGTTTGGAGTTCCCCGAAGAAACTGATTTGGTTTCCCATATTTTTCATTTAAACGAAAAAGCCAAAAAGGAAATTCAAAGAACTCCCCAGGTAATACAAGCAGCTATTGCATGTATGGAAATTGCCATATCTGAAAAGCGTTGTCGTTATTTTCGAGAGTCTTGGGAGCAAACAGAACCAGAAAAAGAGCCAGAACAATATAAATATTATGCAGATGCTTTTACTAAGGAAAAACGGAATCTACAAGAATTGGAAAAACAGAGACTGTTTTCTCTCCTAGATTTACTACAATTCAATTATTAG
- a CDS encoding TrkA family potassium uptake protein, which produces MNFSSLGFFRSLRKDNHQFAVIGLGRFGRSVCSTLHQLGYQVLATDVDEKRVSEALNEQIVGHALQLDSTESGALKEAGIFEFDTVIVAIGNYVQESIITTLNVKEGGVPHVVAKASTEVHCKLLKRVGADHVVFPEYEAGRSLARSLTKPSILERFDLDPDNSIVEVIVPDDFHGRTISELQLRNRYGVNLLAVSNDGKFTINPDPSKRLEKGSLMVVIGCNKDINRLPI; this is translated from the coding sequence GTGAACTTTTCCTCATTAGGATTTTTCCGTAGTCTCCGTAAAGACAACCATCAATTTGCTGTGATTGGTTTAGGTAGATTTGGGCGTTCTGTTTGCTCAACTCTGCATCAATTAGGCTATCAAGTTCTAGCAACAGATGTCGATGAGAAGCGAGTTTCTGAAGCTTTAAATGAGCAAATTGTCGGTCATGCTTTGCAATTAGATTCCACAGAATCCGGAGCTTTAAAAGAAGCGGGAATTTTTGAATTTGATACGGTGATTGTGGCGATTGGTAATTATGTCCAAGAAAGCATTATTACAACCTTAAACGTCAAAGAAGGGGGTGTTCCCCATGTAGTTGCGAAAGCTTCGACGGAAGTCCATTGTAAACTGCTCAAGCGCGTTGGTGCAGACCATGTGGTATTTCCAGAGTATGAAGCGGGACGTTCTCTAGCGCGATCGCTAACTAAACCATCTATCTTAGAACGCTTTGACCTTGACCCAGATAATAGTATTGTTGAAGTGATTGTTCCCGATGATTTTCACGGTAGAACCATCAGTGAATTACAATTACGTAATCGCTATGGGGTGAATTTACTCGCCGTTAGTAATGATGGCAAATTTACCATTAACCCTGACCCTTCTAAGCGCTTAGAAAAGGGTTCATTAATGGTAGTAATTGGTTGTAATAAAGATATAAATCGCTTGCCTATTTAA
- a CDS encoding pentapeptide repeat-containing protein, producing the protein MVVNILSLLLFIVVSVTGFLGCIPGAIALDYNKEILIEADFSGRDLTDSSFTKANLKQSNFSKANLQGVSFFAANLESANLEGANLMFATLDSARLIKANLTNAILEGAFAASAKFDGAIIDGADFTDVLLRDDEQDKLCQVATGRNPVTGRDTRDTLFCP; encoded by the coding sequence ATGGTAGTAAATATACTGAGTCTATTGTTATTTATAGTAGTTTCTGTAACAGGATTTTTAGGCTGCATTCCGGGGGCGATCGCTCTGGATTACAACAAGGAAATTCTTATCGAAGCTGATTTTTCGGGGAGAGATTTAACAGATTCAAGTTTTACGAAAGCAAATCTCAAGCAAAGTAATTTTAGTAAAGCCAATCTCCAAGGTGTGAGTTTCTTTGCTGCTAATTTGGAATCTGCAAACCTGGAAGGTGCAAATTTGATGTTTGCTACCCTCGACTCTGCCCGTCTGATTAAAGCAAATTTAACTAATGCTATCCTAGAGGGTGCTTTTGCTGCCAGTGCCAAATTTGACGGGGCAATTATTGATGGGGCAGATTTTACTGATGTGTTGTTGCGAGATGATGAACAAGATAAATTATGTCAAGTCGCTACAGGTAGAAATCCTGTGACTGGTAGGGATACTCGTGATACTTTGTTTTGCCCTTAA
- a CDS encoding tetratricopeptide repeat protein: protein MSSTYQLCQYFLRSAKVALLCSSSLLVFTMANVTSLPSHRALALETVPSQDLDAASFYQQGVMRYHRKDFQGAESAFRLALQRDPNLAAARSFLGNMMLLQNRFEAAAQEYAEAIRINPSQPEAYYNLGLALQRQGQPEAAMTAYRQALIVNPNLANAHYNSGLILYQQGRVEEAIAAYRQATNLDGNNDNAYLNLAIALQQQGNVSEAIAAYQQAVKINPQNVIAYNNLGSLFALQGQNPEAVATYKEAIRLMPENAEAYYNLGITWYNQGEYKNANSAFKRARSRYQEQGNIQQVAKIDQLMLQVAQKEQTQKQPTQITQAPAPNRTSANPETPAVSIPVEEPPAFEPVLPPSPDENVQETSLKGKK from the coding sequence ATGTCTTCAACATATCAATTGTGTCAGTATTTTCTCCGTAGTGCTAAAGTAGCCTTACTTTGCTCCTCTAGCCTATTAGTTTTTACCATGGCAAATGTCACCAGTTTGCCTAGTCACCGAGCTTTGGCTTTAGAAACAGTTCCTTCTCAGGATTTAGATGCGGCAAGTTTCTATCAACAGGGTGTGATGCGTTATCACCGCAAAGATTTCCAAGGGGCTGAATCTGCTTTTCGTTTAGCCTTGCAGCGTGACCCTAATTTGGCAGCAGCGCGCAGTTTTCTAGGTAATATGATGTTACTGCAAAATCGCTTTGAGGCAGCCGCACAGGAGTATGCTGAGGCAATTCGGATAAATCCTAGCCAGCCGGAAGCTTATTATAATCTCGGTTTAGCGCTGCAAAGACAGGGACAACCGGAAGCGGCAATGACTGCCTACCGTCAAGCGTTGATTGTGAATCCTAACTTGGCGAATGCTCATTATAATTCCGGATTAATCTTGTATCAACAAGGACGAGTAGAGGAGGCGATCGCAGCCTACCGACAAGCCACTAATCTGGATGGCAACAATGATAATGCTTACTTAAACTTGGCGATCGCTCTGCAACAACAGGGAAATGTCAGTGAGGCGATCGCAGCTTATCAACAAGCGGTCAAAATCAATCCCCAAAACGTCATTGCTTACAATAACCTGGGGAGTCTCTTCGCATTACAGGGACAAAATCCGGAGGCAGTTGCTACCTATAAAGAAGCAATTCGTCTCATGCCCGAGAATGCCGAAGCTTATTATAATTTGGGTATAACTTGGTACAACCAAGGAGAATACAAAAATGCCAACAGTGCTTTTAAACGCGCTCGTAGTCGTTACCAAGAACAGGGTAATATCCAGCAAGTAGCGAAAATTGACCAATTGATGTTGCAAGTTGCTCAAAAGGAACAAACACAGAAGCAACCCACCCAAATTACCCAAGCTCCAGCACCGAATCGAACATCTGCAAATCCAGAAACTCCAGCTGTCTCTATTCCTGTTGAAGAACCTCCCGCTTTTGAACCCGTATTACCACCCTCTCCAGATGAAAATGTTCAAGAGACATCTTTAAAAGGTAAGAAGTAG
- a CDS encoding adenylate/guanylate cyclase domain-containing protein, whose protein sequence is MIDKKPKSATGRLTLLYIISLAAIGCLSALGQFLIQRSLTHQELNLKFVSIAQRQQMLSQQLGREAIALQMTMEPGRRQQQIRDIQNILKEWQVSRQDLQQLEKSPHLSADCRLLVTQILQQTSPGILQSAARTLITTSTNPRLAPTQKLSVPEVTQISATAKSFMQEMDSIISTYNQNAQTEVKNLRQLEIWLFVMTVFTLVCEGIWVFQPAVKKIHQTVNALGRSLAETQEIASKLAIAQEKSDHLLLNILPESIAERLKEKPTAIADGFGEVTVLFADIVGFTQLSTQMPPQKLVAMLNQIFSMFDHLAEKHGLEKIKTIGDAYMVVGGLPTPRADHAIAIVEMALDMQAAMAQFNQETQLNCNIRIGINSGPVVAGVIGIKKFIYDLWGDTVNIASRMESHGIPGSIQVSQSTSEQVQDKYILESRGVMQIKGKGEMETYLVKARKERSLK, encoded by the coding sequence ATGATTGACAAAAAACCTAAGTCTGCTACTGGTCGTCTGACTCTGTTGTATATTATCTCCTTAGCTGCCATTGGCTGCCTATCTGCTTTGGGACAGTTTTTAATTCAGCGCTCCTTAACTCATCAAGAACTGAATTTAAAGTTTGTCAGTATTGCCCAACGTCAACAAATGTTGAGTCAGCAGTTAGGTAGGGAGGCGATCGCTCTGCAAATGACTATGGAACCGGGAAGACGGCAGCAGCAGATACGAGATATTCAGAATATTTTAAAAGAATGGCAAGTTTCTCGCCAGGATTTACAGCAGCTAGAAAAATCACCCCACCTGTCTGCTGATTGTCGTTTGTTAGTTACACAGATACTTCAGCAAACATCTCCAGGAATCTTGCAAAGTGCAGCCAGAACATTAATCACCACAAGCACAAATCCCCGACTAGCTCCTACACAAAAACTATCAGTTCCAGAAGTTACGCAAATTTCCGCGACTGCAAAAAGTTTCATGCAGGAAATGGATAGTATTATCTCCACTTACAATCAAAATGCCCAAACAGAAGTGAAAAATCTGCGGCAGCTAGAAATTTGGTTGTTTGTGATGACAGTCTTTACCCTAGTTTGTGAGGGAATATGGGTTTTTCAACCAGCAGTTAAGAAAATCCATCAAACGGTGAATGCATTGGGGCGATCGCTGGCAGAAACTCAAGAAATTGCCTCTAAGTTGGCGATCGCTCAGGAAAAATCCGATCATCTCCTCTTAAATATTCTTCCCGAGTCTATTGCCGAGCGACTGAAGGAAAAACCGACGGCGATCGCTGATGGGTTTGGGGAAGTGACTGTATTGTTTGCTGATATTGTCGGTTTTACCCAACTTTCTACCCAAATGCCACCGCAAAAACTAGTGGCAATGCTGAACCAGATTTTTTCGATGTTTGATCATTTGGCAGAAAAACATGGTTTGGAAAAAATCAAAACTATTGGTGATGCTTACATGGTGGTAGGTGGTTTGCCGACTCCGCGAGCAGATCATGCGATCGCTATCGTCGAAATGGCACTGGATATGCAAGCAGCCATGGCACAATTTAATCAAGAAACCCAGCTTAATTGTAATATTCGCATCGGAATTAACTCTGGTCCCGTTGTCGCTGGTGTGATTGGGATTAAAAAGTTTATCTATGATTTGTGGGGCGATACTGTCAATATTGCTAGTCGCATGGAATCCCATGGAATCCCCGGTTCGATTCAAGTTTCCCAAAGCACCTCTGAGCAAGTACAAGACAAATATATTTTGGAGTCACGAGGTGTGATGCAAATTAAGGGTAAGGGAGAAATGGAAACTTACTTGGTAAAAGCCAGAAAAGAGCGATCGCTAAAGTAA
- a CDS encoding YraN family protein yields the protein MANHSSSHYPDIGQLGEDLVTEYLKSQGWIILQRRWRCPWGEIDIIAESGKILVFVEVKTRSSGSWDSGGKLAIATRKQAKLRQTAEIFLAENCEKSDYPCQFDVAIVHCRPSSRKNLKIQYIHTKLPTLLTEGYELVLQEYIAAAF from the coding sequence ATGGCGAACCACTCTTCCTCTCATTATCCCGATATCGGTCAACTTGGAGAAGACCTGGTGACAGAATACCTCAAATCCCAAGGTTGGATAATTTTACAGCGTCGCTGGCGTTGTCCTTGGGGAGAAATTGATATTATTGCTGAGTCAGGAAAGATATTGGTATTTGTAGAGGTGAAAACTCGCAGTTCGGGTAGTTGGGATAGTGGAGGGAAGTTAGCGATCGCCACCCGTAAACAAGCAAAACTCAGACAAACCGCAGAAATATTTCTAGCAGAGAATTGCGAAAAATCCGATTATCCCTGTCAATTTGATGTGGCGATCGTTCACTGTCGCCCAAGCTCAAGGAAAAACCTCAAGATACAATATATACATACAAAACTCCCCACCTTGCTCACAGAGGGATACGAGTTAGTCTTACAAGAATATATCGCCGCAGCCTTTTAG
- a CDS encoding N-acetylmuramoyl-L-alanine amidase: MGRIFISAAHGGKEAGGIDPGSIAGGTTEAREMIRLRDMVVAELRSRNYDVLSIPDDLSSKDTIAWINSRGRQDDVAVEIHADAASSPTVRGASVFYITNNNERKKHAEILLMSLLRRVPQIPNRGVKPDSDSGIGNLAFCRRTTIPSLLMNTCFISNPDDRNLLQNRRRDFAIGIADGLIAWSNTIDPTPSNPVYPTINITINGQKYSEQGILVNGNAYIPIDVADRLRVDLSKIPEVRRLTYRRIVYVKAIELREFNISVGWDSATRTVILRSNVIVFPGQFDKIMARGYTSEIQLQIFLRNNNENALVKFPDLPKLYREEANIEGVNFDIAFCQMCVETGFLRFGGDIKPEQNNFAGLGTIGGGSETATFESAKIGIRAHIQRLKAYASLEPLVQEVVDPRFRFVARGIAPTIDELSGRWSADLQYGEKIKAMLKRLYESAGLM, encoded by the coding sequence ATGGGACGTATTTTTATTTCAGCAGCACACGGAGGGAAAGAAGCGGGAGGTATTGATCCAGGTTCAATTGCTGGTGGTACTACTGAAGCCAGGGAAATGATTCGGTTACGGGATATGGTGGTTGCAGAACTGCGATCGCGCAACTATGATGTCTTATCTATTCCCGATGACCTCAGTTCTAAAGATACTATAGCTTGGATTAATTCCCGTGGTCGCCAGGATGATGTCGCTGTGGAAATACACGCAGATGCAGCTAGTAGTCCAACGGTCAGAGGTGCCAGTGTATTTTATATTACAAATAATAATGAACGCAAAAAACACGCAGAAATCCTCTTAATGTCCCTGCTGCGTCGTGTTCCTCAAATACCTAACCGTGGTGTTAAACCAGATTCCGATAGTGGTATCGGCAACCTCGCATTTTGTCGTCGCACCACGATTCCTTCACTGTTAATGAATACTTGTTTTATTAGTAACCCAGACGATCGCAATCTCCTCCAGAATCGTCGGCGAGATTTTGCTATTGGGATTGCCGATGGGTTAATTGCTTGGAGTAATACTATTGACCCAACTCCCAGCAATCCTGTTTATCCAACAATTAATATTACCATTAATGGTCAAAAATACTCTGAGCAAGGCATATTAGTTAATGGTAATGCCTACATTCCCATAGATGTCGCTGACCGTTTACGAGTGGATTTATCCAAGATTCCTGAAGTTAGACGCTTAACATATCGACGAATAGTTTATGTCAAAGCCATTGAACTCAGAGAATTTAATATTTCTGTTGGTTGGGATAGTGCAACTCGTACAGTTATTTTACGTTCCAACGTTATAGTTTTCCCCGGTCAGTTTGATAAAATTATGGCTAGGGGATACACTTCGGAAATTCAATTACAGATATTCCTCCGTAATAATAATGAAAACGCTTTAGTCAAATTTCCCGATTTACCCAAACTGTACCGCGAAGAAGCCAACATCGAAGGTGTAAATTTTGATATTGCTTTTTGTCAAATGTGTGTAGAAACCGGATTTTTACGGTTTGGTGGTGATATTAAACCAGAACAAAATAATTTTGCCGGGTTAGGAACTATTGGTGGTGGCTCGGAAACAGCAACTTTTGAAAGTGCTAAAATCGGCATCAGAGCGCATATCCAACGTTTAAAAGCTTACGCTAGTTTAGAACCTTTAGTTCAAGAAGTTGTCGATCCCAGATTTCGGTTTGTTGCTCGTGGAATTGCACCCACCATTGACGAATTATCCGGACGTTGGTCAGCAGATTTACAGTATGGTGAGAAAATCAAAGCCATGTTGAAACGTCTGTATGAATCGGCAGGTTTGATGTGA
- the queA gene encoding tRNA preQ1(34) S-adenosylmethionine ribosyltransferase-isomerase QueA — translation MQQELAANFPHHSSASNTQEELDFSLSGYDYDLPPELIAQNPVVPRDSSRLLVVDSRKIGVDAPAKHRIFRDLAEILQPGDLLVMNNTRVLPARMYGQKSTGAEIEVLLLEERQENCWLALVKPGKRFKQGTELRFTAQGTDICLTAKVVDSDEATGGRLLEFTVPEGKSLIQLLDVFGEVPLPPYITETTAASAQYQTVYAENPGAIAAPTAGLHFTPELLERLRSQNIHQAFITLHVGVGTFRPVEVEDVTTHQMHAEWIEVPATTVEQIRATQAAGGRIIAVGTTAVRALEGAAAAHGGTIQPFCGKTNLFIYPGFKWQVVEGLITNFHLPRSSLLMLVSALIGRTRLLQIYQEAIQEKYRFYSFGDAMLILPSGILNNGE, via the coding sequence ATGCAGCAAGAACTAGCAGCTAATTTTCCCCATCATTCCTCAGCCAGCAATACCCAGGAAGAATTAGATTTTTCCCTGTCTGGATATGACTATGATTTACCTCCAGAGCTAATTGCTCAGAATCCCGTAGTACCCCGTGATAGTTCGAGGTTACTCGTAGTTGATTCCCGCAAAATCGGTGTGGATGCCCCTGCAAAACATCGTATTTTCCGTGATTTAGCGGAAATTCTCCAGCCGGGAGACTTATTAGTGATGAACAACACGAGAGTTTTGCCTGCTCGGATGTATGGGCAGAAATCCACTGGAGCAGAAATTGAAGTACTTTTATTAGAAGAGCGCCAAGAGAATTGTTGGTTAGCCCTTGTCAAGCCAGGTAAGCGCTTTAAACAAGGAACTGAGTTAAGGTTTACGGCGCAGGGAACAGATATTTGCTTAACTGCCAAGGTAGTAGATAGTGATGAGGCAACGGGAGGGCGGTTGCTAGAGTTTACCGTACCAGAGGGGAAATCTTTAATACAGCTATTAGATGTATTTGGAGAAGTACCCCTGCCCCCATATATTACTGAGACAACGGCAGCTAGCGCCCAGTATCAAACGGTGTATGCGGAAAATCCGGGGGCGATCGCCGCACCAACTGCGGGATTACATTTCACTCCAGAGTTACTGGAAAGATTACGTTCTCAGAATATTCACCAAGCGTTTATTACTCTCCATGTGGGTGTGGGTACGTTTCGCCCGGTGGAGGTTGAAGATGTCACTACCCACCAAATGCACGCCGAATGGATCGAGGTGCCGGCAACAACTGTAGAGCAAATTCGTGCTACCCAAGCTGCTGGAGGCAGAATCATCGCAGTGGGAACCACGGCTGTACGTGCCCTGGAAGGAGCCGCCGCCGCCCATGGAGGCACAATCCAACCATTTTGTGGCAAAACTAACTTATTTATTTACCCTGGGTTTAAATGGCAGGTGGTTGAGGGTTTAATTACTAATTTTCATTTGCCCCGCTCCAGTTTGTTGATGTTAGTGAGTGCTTTAATTGGGCGAACCCGATTATTGCAGATTTACCAAGAAGCGATTCAGGAAAAATATCGTTTTTATTCCTTTGGGGATGCCATGTTGATTTTGCCTTCAGGGATACTCAACAACGGGGAATGA